DNA sequence from the Aminivibrio sp. genome:
CTCGAGTTCCACGCCCGAGTGTCTGTCCTTCCGGGGACGCCACTCCTTCTCCCCGAGCAGGGCTGCGGGCAAAAGGAGCTTGCGGCCCGCTTCGCCGTTGAGCCGGTCCGCCGCCCGGGAGAGAGCCGCCCCCCGGTCTTCCTTTTTTCCGAAGAGACGGAGCTGTACCGTCCCGGCGGAAGAGAGCCTCCCCAGGCAGACCTCGGCCTTCTCGTAATCGCGACCCTCCCGGAAAATGGATGAGAGAACCCTCGCCGCAGCCCGCACGAGAGTGATATCGCTGTCGGTGGGCGTTTCGAGAATCACTTCCGCCCGGGCCCCGAAAAAGGGCCCCCGAAAGCGGCTGGTGGAGATGCTCACCGAAAGGCTCCCCGCAAGGGAGTTCTGGGAGCGGAGGCGCCGTCCCGCCGCAAGGGTGAACTCCGTCACCGCCTCGGCAAGAGATTCGCCGTCCCGGACCGGCACGGCGAAGGACCGGGAGGACTGGATGGATTTCTGGGGCTTTACCCGCTCCTCTATGGGAAAACACCGTATCCCCCTGAGTTCCCACGCTGTCCTGAGCCCCCGGATCCCGAGGCGCTTCTCCAGCCTGTCGTCGGGGGCGTCCCGCAGGCGGAGAGCCGTGGAGATGCCCCGCCTGCGGAGAAAATCGCTCGAGCGCCGGCCGATCCCCCACACGTCCTCCACGGGAACCTCCCCGAGAAGATTGTCCCACCGCTCGCCGGGCAAGAGGGCGAACCCGCCCCCTGTTTCGGGGCGCTTCTTGGCTCGTTCGGCCGCCAGCTTCGCCGCCGTCTTCGTCGGGGCCACCCCCACGGAGACGGGGATGCCCGTTTCCCTCAGGACAGCCGCCCGGACATCCCGGGCCCATTCCTCCGGCTTCTTTTTCCCCTCGGGGGGAACTTCAAGGAAGGCCTCGTCAACAGAGTAGACTTCCATGGACGGGGCAAATGTCCGGAGGCACGCCATAACCCGGGCGGACACTTCCTCATAGAGCCGGAAATTGCTGGAGAACACGGCGGCGCCGTGACGTTCCAGAAAGGACCGAACCTTGAAGTAGGGCTCCCCCATCTTCACCCCGAGGGCCTTGACCTCGTTGGACCGGGCTATGACCACACCGTCGTTGCCGGAGAGCACCACCACGGGACGCCCCTCCAGGTCGGGGCGGAAAAGCCGTTCGCAGGAAACGAAGAAGTTGTTGCAGTCGCAGAGGGCCAGCAGGTCGGTGCAAGCCTTCAGGACGGCTCCCGGATGACCCACGTCACCACCCCCCATACCCTGGACGAATCGAACCTGGAGTCCAGGGTGGCGAGCCGGAGTCCCCTTTCCGTCGAAAGGACGGCCTTCCGTCCCTCTGTGGGAGGAACGGCCCGGTCCACCACGAGGATGGACCCGGGTGCGTCGGCGGACCGGAGAAGAAAGGTGGAAGACGGTCTGGGAAGAAGCATGTCCAGAAGGCGCCCGGCGGCGCTGCCCTGAATCTCGTTGCTTCGCGTCATGTGGACGGCCATGAAATACACTCTCCTTCAGGATATTTTGGTGTATAATACTTACTGAAAGTATTCTTACGCCAGTATAAATGCACACATATAGAAAGTCAATACATAAAAATACATTCTCAATGTAATCTTTTTTTCTCTCATTCCTGCCCTTTTATTCAGCAAAGAGTAAAAATACAGGGAATCGACAGATAAAATGAGTCTCAGGTCTTATAGAGAAGATGGCCTCCGGTCCATGAGATATGGTATCTTTACTCGGTCGGCCCATGACAGAATAAAGCGTCCCATACCGATACGCCGGGAGGAAGAAAGGCATGAACGGA
Encoded proteins:
- a CDS encoding Y-family DNA polymerase, with the translated sequence MGHPGAVLKACTDLLALCDCNNFFVSCERLFRPDLEGRPVVVLSGNDGVVIARSNEVKALGVKMGEPYFKVRSFLERHGAAVFSSNFRLYEEVSARVMACLRTFAPSMEVYSVDEAFLEVPPEGKKKPEEWARDVRAAVLRETGIPVSVGVAPTKTAAKLAAERAKKRPETGGGFALLPGERWDNLLGEVPVEDVWGIGRRSSDFLRRRGISTALRLRDAPDDRLEKRLGIRGLRTAWELRGIRCFPIEERVKPQKSIQSSRSFAVPVRDGESLAEAVTEFTLAAGRRLRSQNSLAGSLSVSISTSRFRGPFFGARAEVILETPTDSDITLVRAAARVLSSIFREGRDYEKAEVCLGRLSSAGTVQLRLFGKKEDRGAALSRAADRLNGEAGRKLLLPAALLGEKEWRPRKDRHSGVELEDLEKLPVIPGEK